From Curtobacterium sp. MCBA15_012:
GCTCGCGGACGAAGGCGAGCGCCTGCTCGCCGTCCAGGCGGTTCGGTCCGGCGACGAAGTCGTGGCCGCGCGACCGGAAGGCGCTGGGCGACTCGACGGTCACCCCGCCGAGGGCGTCGGTCACGTCCTCGAACCCGGCGAAGTCGATCTCGGCCACGTGGTCGATCCGGACGTCCAGGAACTGCTCGACGGTCTGCACCGTCAACGGCACCCCGCCCCACGAGTACGCGGCGTTGACCTTCGCGCGCCCGTGCCCGGGGACGTCGACCCAGGTGTCCCGGAGCACCGAGACGACCGTGACGTCGTGCCGGTCGGCCGGCACGTGCGCGAGCATGAGGGCGTCCGAGCGGCCGCCGCCCGTGCCGTCCCAGGCCGCGCCCCGGGCCGACGCCCGGGAGTCCGACCCGATGAGCAGGACGTTCACCGCGGTGCCGGACGGCGCGGGGCGCTCGCCGGTGGGGAGCGCGTCCGCGATCACGGTGCGGCCGTCGTCGTAGCTGCGGACGAGGTCGCCCACGAAGACGGCCCCGGCCGCGGCGAGCACCGCGGCGACGCCGACGAGCGACGCGACGGCGACGGCCAGGGTGCGGAGGAGCGGACG
This genomic window contains:
- a CDS encoding LCP family protein — encoded protein: MSERRAARAAEAAAAAAARTSRAPGQRRRRPLLRTLAVAVASLVGVAAVLAAAGAVFVGDLVRSYDDGRTVIADALPTGERPAPSGTAVNVLLIGSDSRASARGAAWDGTGGGRSDALMLAHVPADRHDVTVVSVLRDTWVDVPGHGRAKVNAAYSWGGVPLTVQTVEQFLDVRIDHVAEIDFAGFEDVTDALGGVTVESPSAFRSRGHDFVAGPNRLDGEQALAFVRERYAFPDADRTRVRNQQAFLRGVFQQALSAGTLTNPARLGDFVAATSAHLSVDEGLDARTLADLGWSLRGIGSDDLHTVTMPTSGSGTSPDGQAYVTVTEADRQALSTALRADDLDTWSAGVR